The Leptospira sp. WS39.C2 genome contains a region encoding:
- the lpxB gene encoding lipid-A-disaccharide synthase translates to MVTKKKSHRSNSKKNILVIAGEHSGDLIGADLLQELNQVEPDFHFYGIGGEGMIQNGLESLEEMENLSVIGFSEAIKKYSYLKKVFYRILEETNHRPTQLAILIDYPGFNLRLAKELKKRGIQTVFYVSPQIWAWKFKRIFFIKEHISLMLTLFRFEEEIYHEYGVNAKFVGHPITKRIPEKLKKEPVIPEKLPDPHHGYTVGLLPGSRKGEIRRLIDPILGTAVLLHEQAKLEKKKIVFLLPNINQKEETFLLGKINEIKTSHPDIQIHYLWNSSLRVMEASDLLLIASGTATLEGLYFETPMVILYKVSLFTYFLGSLLMKSKFIGLANILSGQEVCREITQNECRPEYIHAEAWKILSNTKLKNKIKGILREAKERELGTTNASKKAVKEIQVLLKSILTD, encoded by the coding sequence ATGGTAACCAAAAAAAAATCACATCGATCTAATTCAAAAAAGAACATTTTGGTCATAGCAGGAGAACATTCTGGAGATCTCATTGGTGCTGACCTTTTACAAGAATTGAATCAAGTCGAACCCGATTTCCATTTTTATGGAATTGGTGGAGAAGGAATGATCCAAAATGGATTAGAATCTTTGGAAGAGATGGAAAATCTAAGTGTGATTGGATTTTCCGAAGCCATCAAAAAATACAGTTATCTAAAAAAAGTATTCTATCGTATATTAGAAGAAACAAACCATAGGCCAACCCAACTTGCCATATTAATTGATTATCCTGGTTTTAACTTACGTTTGGCGAAAGAGTTAAAAAAACGAGGAATCCAAACTGTGTTTTATGTTTCTCCACAAATTTGGGCTTGGAAATTCAAACGGATTTTTTTCATCAAAGAACATATATCACTGATGCTCACACTCTTTCGATTTGAAGAAGAAATTTACCACGAATATGGTGTGAATGCAAAATTTGTGGGCCATCCCATCACAAAACGTATCCCTGAAAAATTAAAAAAAGAACCAGTGATCCCAGAAAAGTTACCAGACCCTCACCATGGTTATACAGTAGGATTATTACCTGGTTCTAGGAAAGGGGAAATCCGTAGGCTCATCGACCCGATTCTTGGAACAGCAGTTTTACTGCACGAACAAGCCAAATTGGAAAAAAAGAAAATTGTATTTTTATTACCAAACATCAACCAGAAAGAAGAAACATTTTTACTTGGAAAAATAAACGAAATCAAAACTTCACACCCTGATATCCAAATCCATTATTTATGGAATTCCTCACTTCGTGTCATGGAAGCAAGTGACCTACTCCTCATTGCTTCAGGTACTGCCACCTTAGAAGGTTTGTATTTTGAAACACCTATGGTGATTTTATATAAAGTGAGTTTATTTACTTATTTTCTTGGTTCATTACTCATGAAGTCCAAGTTCATTGGTCTTGCCAATATCCTAAGTGGACAAGAAGTTTGCCGAGAAATTACCCAAAATGAATGCAGACCAGAATACATACACGCGGAAGCATGGAAAATCCTTTCCAATACAAAATTAAAAAATAAAATCAAAGGGATCTTAAGAGAAGCAAAGGAAAGGGAACTTGGGACTACAAACGCCTCTAAAAAAGCTGTAAAAGAAATTCAAGTTTTATTAAAATCAATTCTTACGGATTAA
- a CDS encoding NUDIX hydrolase yields the protein MKERKNWKDLFPTPIYTLASFDIKLPRSVEEKTYYVLKSKNWVNVVPITKSGEILLIKQYRHGIGEESLEIPGGIVDEDGPDAEFDSVIRELREETGYSTEPNKIKLLSKFSGNPAMFTNWSYSYVAYDVEPNHEVEFDEGEDIEIVLKTPNEVKQLLLDGTIHHPHMAAALGIYFLQSK from the coding sequence TTGAAAGAACGAAAAAACTGGAAAGACTTATTCCCTACCCCCATTTATACACTAGCTTCCTTCGATATCAAATTACCTCGTTCGGTAGAAGAAAAAACCTATTATGTTTTAAAATCTAAAAATTGGGTGAATGTTGTGCCCATCACAAAGTCTGGAGAGATCCTGCTCATCAAACAATACAGGCATGGGATTGGCGAAGAGAGTTTGGAAATTCCTGGAGGTATTGTAGATGAAGATGGACCAGATGCTGAGTTTGATTCCGTGATTCGGGAACTGCGTGAAGAGACAGGTTATTCAACTGAACCAAATAAAATTAAATTATTAAGTAAGTTTTCTGGAAACCCTGCTATGTTTACCAATTGGTCGTACTCTTATGTTGCGTACGATGTGGAACCAAACCATGAAGTTGAATTTGATGAAGGAGAAGACATAGAAATCGTTTTAAAAACTCCAAACGAAGTCAAACAGTTGCTACTCGATGGAACCATACACCACCCTCACATGGCAGCAGCCCTTGGGATTTATTTTTTACAATCTAAGTAG
- a CDS encoding FecR domain-containing protein — MRKSIVHTILVLIIMLCQLPILAEPDAALEPITITVQKGETLSLISERHLSDPKRWPELLKYNKIPNPDLIKPGLSLVVPVFLRKAVVGVTEFVMGPVEWNGTNGKGPWAPLKLGQELHPNDQIRTNGKGKTDIHINQVGMVRILNNSHFEVRGEDKKGGPVTVALFKGSLDAKVTKSNPPTTNHKFNIVSPSSTAGVRGTEFRVELDEKQSSTISCFEGVVDVSAQGKTVELNQGMATFVEKGKSPVQPYKIPEAPRIKEE; from the coding sequence ATGAGAAAGTCAATCGTCCACACCATCCTAGTACTTATCATAATGTTATGCCAACTTCCCATTTTGGCTGAGCCAGATGCGGCATTGGAACCTATCACCATTACCGTACAAAAGGGAGAAACACTTTCTCTCATTTCGGAACGCCACCTTTCCGATCCAAAACGTTGGCCCGAACTCCTTAAGTATAACAAAATACCAAATCCTGATTTGATCAAACCAGGCCTTTCTCTTGTGGTTCCTGTTTTCCTTCGAAAAGCGGTAGTCGGTGTCACTGAATTTGTGATGGGACCTGTCGAGTGGAACGGAACGAATGGGAAAGGGCCTTGGGCTCCTTTGAAACTGGGTCAAGAACTACATCCGAATGACCAAATTAGAACCAATGGAAAAGGGAAAACAGACATCCATATCAACCAAGTGGGTATGGTTCGTATCTTAAACAATAGCCATTTTGAAGTAAGAGGCGAAGACAAAAAAGGAGGCCCTGTGACTGTGGCCCTTTTTAAAGGAAGTCTTGATGCGAAAGTGACTAAAAGTAATCCTCCGACAACCAATCATAAATTCAACATAGTAAGTCCATCCTCAACTGCGGGTGTGAGAGGGACTGAGTTCCGAGTGGAACTAGACGAAAAACAAAGTTCGACCATTTCTTGTTTTGAAGGAGTGGTGGATGTGAGTGCACAAGGGAAAACTGTCGAACTCAACCAAGGGATGGCTACTTTTGTAGAAAAAGGAAAGTCTCCCGTACAACCTTATAAAATTCCAGAAGCACCTCGTATCAAAGAAGAATAG
- a CDS encoding ATP-dependent helicase — translation MKLNAAQMEAVSTIQGPLLVFAGAGSGKTRVITNRIAHMVEGVKIPAGKIVALSFTNKSAKEMAERLRKMVPREKLKGITLSTFHSLGLKILKEHITKLGYNETFLLFNGTDQEAFVSDLLKSKRLDPKKVPPKEILRRISYAKNTQVHPKDNGLTGELDLVAAEVFSMYEEGLKEKNAIDFDDLILLPKRLLAEFPEIAAYYQRKHEYFLVDEFQDTNQLQYEFLSLFRGNSDNLCVVGDDDQSIYAFRGSNVQLILNFEREFPHAKVVRLLENYRSTSLIIQAANSLIQNNKGRKEKTLYSRIPSAERVEYYETADEREEAIFVAGRIQTLLIKNEFKGKEIAILFRTNFQSRPFEEELRNRSIPYKVVGGYNFFDRKEIRDCISYLRYVANPKDDYSLLRIINYPKRGIGPGTMQKLQEEAFTHKLSLYEIFHKMIESPDYLPEVKAKVRQEIYQFVEMVDAFKKKFAMSPKLAPVLREMITQIGFEREISMEETEEKVVKARIYNLSELVNMLSFFEEEEGREGKATIFDFLQRLVLLMEDEPKEDEEDRRVQLLTMHQSKGLEYDLVFLVGLEEGILPNSRVIEEEGEVVDEERRLLYVGMTRPRRKLYLTSARTRRKFGEQIESAPSRFLNELSQDAVLFFPMETKDRDTETKNFLEELDKLKVG, via the coding sequence ATGAAATTGAATGCGGCACAAATGGAAGCAGTCTCTACCATCCAAGGCCCCCTTCTTGTCTTTGCAGGGGCAGGTTCTGGGAAAACTAGGGTCATCACGAACCGGATTGCCCATATGGTCGAAGGGGTGAAAATCCCTGCGGGGAAAATTGTTGCCCTTTCCTTTACCAATAAAAGTGCCAAAGAAATGGCCGAACGCTTAAGGAAAATGGTCCCCAGAGAAAAACTGAAAGGGATTACCCTTTCCACCTTTCATTCGTTAGGCTTAAAAATTCTCAAAGAACATATTACAAAACTTGGATACAATGAAACGTTTTTGCTTTTTAATGGAACAGACCAAGAAGCCTTTGTATCCGACCTTTTAAAATCCAAACGCCTAGATCCTAAAAAAGTTCCTCCAAAAGAAATCCTTCGTAGGATTTCGTATGCCAAAAATACCCAAGTGCATCCAAAAGACAATGGACTTACAGGTGAGCTCGACCTCGTCGCGGCTGAAGTTTTTTCGATGTATGAAGAAGGTTTAAAGGAAAAAAATGCAATCGATTTTGATGATTTGATTTTACTTCCCAAGCGCCTGTTAGCTGAGTTTCCTGAAATTGCTGCGTACTACCAAAGGAAACACGAATACTTTCTTGTGGATGAATTCCAAGACACAAACCAACTCCAATATGAGTTTTTGTCTCTCTTTCGTGGGAACAGTGATAACCTCTGTGTGGTGGGTGATGATGACCAAAGTATTTATGCCTTCCGCGGTTCGAATGTCCAACTCATCTTAAATTTTGAAAGGGAATTCCCTCACGCAAAAGTAGTCCGACTTCTCGAAAATTATAGGTCTACTTCTCTTATCATCCAAGCGGCAAACTCCCTCATCCAAAACAACAAAGGCCGAAAGGAAAAAACCTTATACAGCCGGATTCCTTCTGCAGAACGAGTGGAATACTATGAAACAGCGGATGAAAGGGAAGAAGCCATTTTTGTAGCGGGAAGGATCCAAACTTTACTCATCAAAAATGAATTTAAGGGAAAAGAAATTGCCATCCTCTTTCGCACCAACTTCCAATCACGACCGTTTGAAGAAGAACTCCGAAACCGAAGCATTCCTTATAAAGTAGTGGGTGGGTATAATTTTTTTGACAGAAAAGAAATCAGAGATTGTATTTCCTACCTAAGGTATGTGGCAAACCCTAAGGATGATTATTCCCTCCTTCGCATCATCAACTACCCAAAACGTGGGATTGGTCCTGGTACCATGCAAAAACTCCAGGAAGAAGCCTTTACTCACAAACTCTCATTGTATGAAATCTTCCATAAAATGATTGAGAGTCCCGACTATTTGCCCGAAGTAAAGGCTAAGGTCAGACAAGAAATTTACCAATTTGTAGAAATGGTGGATGCCTTCAAAAAGAAGTTTGCCATGTCTCCGAAACTGGCGCCTGTGCTACGGGAAATGATCACCCAAATTGGATTTGAACGGGAAATTTCCATGGAAGAGACGGAAGAAAAGGTGGTCAAAGCCCGTATCTACAATTTGAGTGAACTTGTGAATATGTTGTCCTTTTTTGAAGAAGAAGAGGGCAGGGAAGGAAAAGCAACGATTTTTGACTTCCTACAAAGGTTAGTCTTACTTATGGAAGACGAACCAAAGGAAGACGAGGAAGACCGTCGGGTGCAACTTCTCACCATGCACCAGTCGAAAGGACTGGAATACGATTTAGTATTTTTAGTGGGACTGGAAGAGGGAATTTTACCGAACTCACGTGTTATAGAAGAAGAAGGGGAAGTTGTCGATGAAGAACGACGCCTTCTCTACGTGGGTATGACTCGCCCAAGACGAAAATTGTACTTGACTTCGGCTCGTACAAGACGCAAATTTGGGGAGCAAATCGAGAGTGCCCCCTCTCGGTTTTTAAACGAGCTGTCTCAGGACGCTGTTCTTTTTTTCCCGATGGAAACGAAGGATAGAGACACAGAAACTAAGAATTTCTTAGAGGAATTAGACAAACTAAAGGTAGGCTAA
- a CDS encoding MFS transporter: protein MKKNLSLAIFQHKDFRFFIVARFFMVLAINIQATIVGWQVYELTGSVLDLGLVGLFEAIPSILVSLYAGHLADLRDRRNIIVVCLFFLLLCSLTLFAFTGPLSFLLESYKAFPIFLVILVSGIARGFISPAIFSFVTQLVPREHYPHSAAWMGTSFQAGAVIGPALGGIVYGSMGMQWAYGLDSICIGLPFILFFWIKKRSLPESKGKEPLKDSLLKGLKFVLKNEIMLGAMALDMFAVLFGGAVALLPVFAKDILFVGSEGLGYLRAAPSFGALFMAYYLTYKPPLEKSGKVLLNCVLGFGICMLVFGLSTSFYLSLLALFLSGVFDSVSVVVRSTIMQTMTPEDMRGRVSAINKVFIGSSNEIGAFESGVSAKFLGTVGSVVFGATMTVLIVIFTYKMAPKLKELELKNWV from the coding sequence ATGAAAAAAAATCTTTCTTTGGCCATTTTCCAACATAAAGACTTTCGATTTTTTATTGTTGCACGTTTTTTTATGGTCCTTGCGATCAATATCCAAGCGACCATTGTTGGTTGGCAAGTTTATGAACTGACAGGCAGTGTACTCGATTTAGGCCTTGTAGGATTATTTGAGGCCATCCCTTCCATCCTTGTTTCTCTTTATGCAGGTCACTTAGCAGACCTTAGAGATCGTAGAAATATCATCGTAGTTTGTCTGTTTTTTTTACTCCTCTGTTCCTTGACTTTATTCGCATTTACTGGTCCTTTATCTTTTCTACTAGAATCTTACAAAGCCTTCCCTATTTTCTTAGTGATTTTAGTATCAGGAATTGCAAGGGGTTTTATCTCACCCGCTATCTTCAGTTTTGTGACACAACTTGTTCCGAGAGAACATTACCCACACTCTGCTGCTTGGATGGGAACTTCTTTCCAAGCAGGTGCCGTGATTGGACCTGCCCTCGGTGGAATTGTGTATGGAAGTATGGGAATGCAGTGGGCTTATGGACTTGATTCAATTTGTATTGGCCTTCCTTTTATTTTGTTTTTTTGGATAAAAAAACGCAGTTTGCCAGAATCAAAGGGAAAAGAACCACTAAAAGATAGCCTTCTAAAAGGACTGAAATTTGTTTTAAAAAATGAAATCATGTTAGGTGCAATGGCACTCGATATGTTTGCTGTTTTATTTGGTGGTGCTGTTGCACTCCTCCCAGTTTTTGCCAAAGATATTTTATTTGTTGGATCAGAAGGCCTAGGGTATTTACGAGCAGCTCCTTCGTTTGGGGCACTATTTATGGCTTACTACCTTACCTACAAACCTCCTCTCGAAAAGTCGGGAAAAGTTCTTTTAAATTGTGTGTTGGGTTTTGGAATTTGTATGTTGGTTTTTGGTTTATCCACTTCATTTTACCTTTCCCTTTTGGCCTTATTTTTATCAGGTGTGTTTGATAGTGTTTCGGTAGTAGTTCGCTCAACTATCATGCAAACGATGACACCTGAAGATATGCGTGGTCGGGTGAGTGCCATTAATAAAGTTTTTATCGGTTCTTCCAATGAAATTGGTGCATTTGAGTCAGGTGTTTCTGCTAAATTTTTAGGGACAGTTGGTTCTGTTGTTTTTGGTGCCACAATGACTGTTCTTATTGTGATCTTTACTTACAAAATGGCTCCAAAACTAAAAGAACTTGAACTAAAAAACTGGGTTTAA
- a CDS encoding LpxI family protein gives MVSKGRLAIIAGGGELPHIGMKEALASGEDPLFLGLIESDFSPRGLEARTIPVHITQVGKILKTIQKEKISRILMLGKVRKDLLFQKLKFDLKALSILAKTINRNDYPIFLAIADEFEAMGVKVISQKIYLQSLLLKEGRYTPKKFSSQELKDIEFGMYYAEKMADLDIGQMVVVSDESVIAVEAVEGTDETIRRGGFYTKKKGDAVVCKSPKAKQDERFDLPTIGIHTFQVMLESGCKTLCIREGETLVVNPKETIEFATKHKLNFCVLGKNGSKVLNGNQKKITSI, from the coding sequence ATCGCCGGTGGTGGAGAGCTCCCCCATATTGGAATGAAGGAAGCTCTTGCTAGTGGCGAAGACCCTTTGTTTTTGGGCCTCATTGAATCAGATTTTTCCCCGAGAGGTTTGGAAGCTAGGACCATCCCTGTTCACATCACCCAAGTAGGAAAAATTCTTAAAACCATCCAAAAGGAAAAAATCTCTCGCATCTTGATGCTTGGGAAAGTGAGAAAGGACCTACTTTTCCAAAAACTAAAATTTGATCTCAAAGCACTTTCTATCCTCGCAAAAACCATTAACCGAAATGACTACCCCATATTCCTTGCGATCGCCGATGAATTTGAAGCAATGGGAGTAAAAGTCATTTCCCAAAAGATCTACTTACAATCCCTACTCCTAAAAGAAGGAAGATACACTCCCAAAAAATTTAGCTCTCAAGAATTAAAAGACATTGAGTTTGGAATGTATTACGCTGAGAAAATGGCAGATCTCGATATAGGCCAAATGGTTGTTGTGAGTGATGAATCTGTGATAGCCGTAGAAGCTGTGGAAGGAACAGACGAAACCATTCGCAGAGGTGGTTTTTATACCAAAAAAAAAGGTGATGCTGTTGTTTGCAAAAGCCCCAAAGCCAAACAAGACGAACGATTTGATTTGCCAACCATAGGCATTCATACTTTCCAAGTGATGTTAGAAAGTGGATGTAAAACACTATGTATTAGAGAAGGTGAAACCTTAGTTGTAAATCCAAAAGAAACGATCGAATTCGCCACAAAACACAAATTAAACTTTTGTGTCCTCGGAAAAAATGGAAGTAAGGTTCTCAATGGTAACCAAAAAAAAATCACATCGATCTAA
- the uvrC gene encoding excinuclease ABC subunit UvrC, which produces MKDSLVLKTIQEKIKNLGSLPGCYLWKNQMGQVIYVGKALKLQSRVRSYLNPNQKDRKTRALYVELNDLDWIATRTEKEALLLEATLIKKYNPKFNVRLKDDKKYPFLCVSTSEAFPMVFLTRKVKDNGDRYFGPFTDVKAARDTLELIHRIFPVRKTKLKLPLAKPQRPCLNFHMGRCLGPCQGNVTKETYAELVDEILRFLEGKKDRLVADLKSAMLTASSKMEFERAGFLKQRIEKINQIREKQTVVSLDGGDEDILGISKREDEGQIVILEVRGGRLEGKKSFPLTGLSFSDDEEAFTSFLRDYYLNVTVLPSVVYLPTTAKGNHDVFLEAILEKFGTSIKIKFPEMGPKKSLLRLAEKNADLSLTERILATKLRDQTVAMKELQEKLNLPSLPRTIECYDISHFQGSSPVASGVMFVEGKPYKPGYRHYKMRGYDGINDPGMIHEVIARRLSHLVNEGEPLPDLIVIDGGLTQLSRAAEAAIALDLGHIPMVGLAKKREEIYFPGEKHPYSFDKHSPMMRLLRNLRDEAHRFGVTFQRLQRKKKALKSILDDVPDIGASRRKSILSYFQSKKKVTDATKEELELVQGIGPVLALKIFNNIQSLKKIEPK; this is translated from the coding sequence ATGAAAGACTCACTTGTTCTAAAAACCATCCAAGAAAAAATAAAAAACTTAGGTAGTTTGCCCGGGTGTTATCTTTGGAAAAACCAAATGGGACAAGTGATATATGTAGGTAAGGCCTTAAAACTCCAGTCAAGAGTTAGGTCCTACCTAAACCCAAACCAAAAAGACAGAAAAACAAGAGCCCTTTATGTCGAATTAAATGATTTGGATTGGATTGCCACTAGGACTGAGAAAGAAGCTTTGTTGTTAGAAGCAACTCTCATCAAAAAATACAATCCTAAGTTCAATGTTAGGTTAAAAGACGATAAAAAATATCCCTTTTTATGTGTCTCCACAAGTGAAGCCTTTCCTATGGTATTTTTAACAAGAAAGGTAAAAGACAATGGAGACAGATATTTTGGACCTTTTACAGATGTAAAAGCAGCAAGGGATACTTTAGAACTCATTCATAGGATTTTCCCTGTTCGTAAAACCAAATTAAAACTCCCACTCGCCAAACCCCAAAGGCCTTGCCTCAATTTTCACATGGGACGTTGTCTTGGTCCTTGCCAAGGCAATGTTACCAAAGAAACCTATGCAGAGTTAGTGGACGAGATATTAAGATTTTTAGAAGGAAAAAAAGATCGCCTAGTTGCTGATTTAAAATCAGCCATGTTAACTGCTTCTTCCAAAATGGAATTTGAACGTGCAGGTTTTCTAAAACAAAGAATTGAAAAAATCAATCAAATTAGAGAAAAACAAACAGTTGTCAGCTTGGATGGTGGTGATGAAGACATTCTTGGAATTAGCAAACGGGAAGACGAAGGGCAAATCGTAATTCTCGAAGTGAGAGGTGGGAGGTTGGAAGGGAAAAAATCATTTCCTTTGACAGGCTTATCGTTTTCAGATGATGAAGAAGCTTTCACTTCTTTTTTGCGTGATTATTATTTAAATGTGACTGTCCTGCCTAGTGTGGTATATTTACCAACGACTGCAAAAGGGAATCATGATGTTTTTTTAGAAGCAATCTTAGAGAAATTTGGAACCTCCATCAAAATTAAATTTCCTGAAATGGGCCCAAAAAAATCCTTACTACGGTTAGCTGAAAAAAATGCAGATTTAAGTTTAACAGAAAGGATCCTTGCTACAAAACTTCGTGACCAAACAGTTGCGATGAAAGAACTTCAAGAGAAATTAAATTTACCAAGTTTACCGAGAACGATTGAATGTTATGATATATCTCATTTCCAAGGGAGCTCTCCTGTAGCAAGTGGAGTGATGTTTGTAGAAGGAAAACCGTATAAACCTGGTTACAGGCACTACAAAATGCGAGGGTATGATGGGATCAATGACCCTGGTATGATCCACGAAGTGATTGCGAGGAGGTTAAGCCATTTAGTGAATGAAGGAGAACCACTTCCTGATCTCATTGTGATAGATGGAGGCCTAACCCAACTTTCTCGAGCTGCGGAAGCGGCGATTGCCTTAGATTTGGGTCATATACCTATGGTAGGGCTTGCTAAAAAACGAGAAGAGATTTATTTTCCAGGAGAAAAACACCCCTATAGTTTTGATAAACATTCACCTATGATGCGCCTGCTTCGAAATTTACGAGATGAAGCTCATAGGTTTGGTGTTACCTTCCAAAGGTTACAAAGAAAGAAAAAGGCATTGAAGTCCATTCTTGATGATGTACCAGATATTGGGGCAAGTCGTAGAAAAAGTATACTTTCTTATTTTCAATCCAAAAAGAAAGTAACAGATGCAACTAAAGAAGAATTGGAACTAGTGCAAGGTATTGGCCCAGTCCTCGCTCTTAAAATTTTTAATAATATCCAGAGTCTAAAAAAAATAGAACCTAAATAA
- a CDS encoding phospholipase D-like domain-containing protein: MNLFFKIIFRIGILCKILFSLDCQAPKSKFDLSSLFLTNLPISEIYFSFPGRNIPEEKKRIVRDVILSEIRKSKNSIRLYIYSMDDYEIITELYAKQRAGLNITIFGDKAEDYKELETLGFQVKRWVGSGIHHTKLILFDHTRLFVGTGNFTGHGLETDHNVYWIQNLSYKESESLVFALEGKNPLGRAKLGNLEYLFSPENGFEIQTQILEAIDDAKISIQYLMYSHYDPLITFKLLEAAKRGVRVQGIYNSPMSTNPEGDFLSKTMPYPSQIWEDGNVDFVFKNDSYRGGLLHHKTLLVDDKDVYVGSYNYSVSARDKNKEVFVKMSHPFVFNEFLMEWKRVQTNAIPLTHFDTSEADEPNQIFRQFRLQRLRNTLFETNFLFQNNGFLDSNSNGISKQYEQSLPFLIGANLEGSSYVSKRFHTVGTFSDPIWEESEVTNLSLSLSNYFVGTKVALSNGELVRSVSFWDGTSPKETIVLDSSSIALGWSDFRFGKNLWIWVHTDNRVISFCHTKEKWNFPKWMVFLLNRLETKQKQSLVCSND, from the coding sequence TTGAATCTCTTTTTTAAAATAATATTTCGGATTGGGATTCTATGTAAAATTTTATTCTCATTGGATTGCCAAGCGCCCAAAAGTAAATTCGATTTATCTTCATTATTTCTAACAAATTTACCAATTAGTGAAATTTATTTTTCCTTTCCAGGAAGGAATATTCCAGAAGAGAAAAAAAGAATCGTAAGAGATGTTATTTTATCGGAGATTCGAAAATCAAAAAATTCCATTCGTCTTTATATTTATTCGATGGATGATTATGAAATTATAACCGAATTGTACGCCAAACAAAGGGCAGGTTTAAATATTACAATTTTTGGTGATAAAGCGGAAGACTATAAAGAATTAGAAACATTGGGATTCCAAGTGAAACGGTGGGTAGGGTCTGGTATCCACCATACAAAATTGATTCTATTTGATCACACTCGATTATTTGTGGGAACAGGTAATTTCACAGGCCATGGATTGGAAACCGACCATAATGTGTATTGGATACAGAATCTTTCCTATAAGGAATCCGAAAGTCTAGTCTTCGCATTAGAGGGAAAAAACCCACTTGGTCGAGCCAAATTAGGAAATTTAGAATACTTATTTTCTCCTGAAAATGGATTCGAAATCCAAACACAAATTCTCGAAGCCATAGATGATGCAAAGATCTCCATCCAATATTTGATGTATTCACATTACGATCCCCTTATCACTTTCAAACTTCTGGAAGCAGCAAAGAGAGGAGTGAGGGTACAAGGTATCTATAACTCACCAATGTCAACTAACCCAGAAGGAGATTTTTTAAGTAAAACGATGCCATACCCCTCTCAGATTTGGGAAGATGGGAATGTAGATTTTGTTTTTAAAAATGATTCTTATCGAGGTGGACTTTTGCATCACAAAACACTGTTAGTTGATGATAAGGATGTTTATGTTGGTTCCTACAATTATTCTGTTTCAGCAAGAGACAAAAATAAAGAAGTTTTTGTCAAAATGAGTCATCCTTTCGTGTTCAATGAATTTCTCATGGAATGGAAAAGGGTCCAAACCAATGCAATCCCTCTTACTCATTTTGACACAAGTGAGGCCGACGAACCAAATCAGATATTCCGTCAATTTAGGTTACAAAGATTAAGAAACACTTTATTTGAAACGAATTTTTTATTCCAAAACAATGGATTTCTTGATTCAAATTCCAATGGGATATCAAAACAATACGAACAATCTTTGCCATTCCTTATTGGAGCCAACCTAGAAGGAAGTTCATACGTCAGTAAACGTTTTCATACAGTTGGGACGTTTTCTGATCCGATTTGGGAAGAGAGTGAGGTTACAAATCTTTCCCTTAGTTTGTCCAATTATTTCGTCGGGACAAAGGTCGCATTATCGAATGGGGAACTTGTTCGATCTGTTTCTTTCTGGGATGGAACGAGTCCAAAAGAAACAATTGTTTTGGATTCTTCATCCATTGCATTAGGGTGGTCAGATTTTCGTTTCGGAAAAAATCTTTGGATTTGGGTGCATACAGATAACCGAGTTATATCGTTTTGCCATACAAAAGAAAAATGGAACTTTCCCAAATGGATGGTGTTTTTACTCAATCGTTTGGAAACAAAACAAAAACAATCCTTGGTCTGTTCTAACGATTAG
- a CDS encoding glutathione S-transferase family protein — MKLYGSITSPYVRRIRFLFMELGIPFQLVDTMTEVGQKELREKNPLWKVPYLETEDVKIWDSHTITDYILETKGHGKFRPKAGDHFYREANLLTAIDQALDNAILLFYLNKEGIKPDAAPYLTKNALRISSILEYIKRELSGNHFFSDGKVGLSEIALYSTLDWIRFRSVLPILEEEIFVNFLNFHGPNKSWMETTPK; from the coding sequence ATGAAATTATACGGTAGCATTACTTCCCCTTATGTCAGACGGATCCGTTTCCTTTTTATGGAACTGGGAATTCCATTCCAACTTGTCGATACGATGACAGAAGTTGGTCAAAAAGAACTTAGGGAAAAAAATCCATTATGGAAAGTCCCTTATTTAGAAACAGAAGATGTTAAAATCTGGGATAGCCACACCATCACAGACTATATTTTGGAAACAAAAGGTCATGGTAAGTTTCGTCCCAAAGCAGGTGACCATTTTTACCGGGAAGCAAATCTACTCACAGCCATTGACCAAGCTCTCGACAATGCCATCCTTCTCTTTTATTTGAATAAGGAAGGGATCAAACCCGATGCTGCACCGTACTTAACAAAAAATGCTCTTAGGATCAGTTCCATTTTGGAATACATCAAACGAGAGTTAAGTGGAAATCACTTCTTTTCGGATGGAAAGGTGGGTTTATCCGAGATTGCCCTTTATAGCACTTTGGATTGGATCCGGTTTCGCTCCGTTCTCCCCATCCTCGAAGAAGAAATTTTTGTGAATTTCCTCAATTTCCATGGCCCAAACAAATCGTGGATGGAAACGACTCCTAAGTAA